TCGAAGCAGTGACCAAGGCGATCGGTGACGCCGGCGCGGTCGCCGACCTGTTCGCCGGCGTCGGCACTTTTGCGCTGTCGGTGCAGGCGGGACGCAAAGTCTATGCCGCCGAAGGCGCGCGCGACGCGATCGCCGCGCTGGCGGGCGCGGCGAACCGCGCGCGCGCGCTCGTCGCGACCGAGCATCGCGACCTGTTCCGCCGCCCGCTGGTGCCCGCCGAGCTCAACCGCTTCGGCGCGATCATCCTCGACCCGCCGCGCGCGGGGGCGGAAGAGCAGGTGAAACAGCTCGCGGCATCGGCCGTGCCGGTGATCGCCTATGTCAGTTGCAACCCGGCGAGCTTCGCGCGCGACGCAAAGACGCTGATCGAAGGCGGCTACACGCTCGATTGGGTGCAGCCCGTCGGCCAGTTCCGCTGGTCGACCCATGTGGAACTGGCCGCAAAGTTTTCGCGCTAGAGGCTCAATGCAACACGAAACCGATGAAGGCGTGGACACACAGCGCCAGTAACGCGAGGCTCGCCAGCGCGAAGATGCCGAAACGCCACATCACGCGGTTGACCGTCGCCTGAATCAGGCTGTGGACGATGCGCAAGGCCACATAGGCCCACGCGATCTGCGCGTTGAGCCCGCCGCCCATGCCGCCGATCGCCAGCGCAAGCGCGACGGCGTAGAAGATCGTCGGCTGTTCCATCAGATGGTTATAGTTGTGCGCCTTCCACTGAACTTCTTGCGGCAGCACATCGTCGAGCCCCTTGCCGGTGCCGCCGACCATCTTGGCTGCGTCGATCTTGGCGCGGCTCATCGCGGGGATGCGCGTCGCGTACATCCATACCCACATGACCATCGACCAGAGCGCGAGCGCCGCGACCGGCCCCAATATTGCATTATTTTCCATGATCTTCCCCCTCAACCCAAAGTGGCAATAACCGCCAGCAACGACAATGCGAGCAGGCAAAAGGTCGACAGCCCGAAGATCGCAAAGCGAACCGGCACGCGGTTCACGCGCGCCTGCCACAGGCTGTGGACGATCCGCAGAACGACATAGGCCCATGCAAGGCCGCGGGTGAGATCTGTGCTGCCGCCCGAAAGGCGCAGGAAAAGGATCACCGCATAGAAGAGCGTCGGCTGTTCGAGCAGATGCGTGTAATTATGCGATTTCCAGTTCACCTGCGGCGGCAGGATATTCTCGAGGTCGGCGCCGCGGCCGCCCGGCGGTGCGGCTTTCAGATCGATGCCCGATTTGGCGAGCGCCGGAAACCGCGTCGCGGCGACCCAGCCGAGCATGATGAGTGTCCA
This window of the Sphingopyxis sp. CCNWLW2 genome carries:
- a CDS encoding MAPEG family protein, with amino-acid sequence MENNAILGPVAALALWSMVMWVWMYATRIPAMSRAKIDAAKMVGGTGKGLDDVLPQEVQWKAHNYNHLMEQPTIFYAVALALAIGGMGGGLNAQIAWAYVALRIVHSLIQATVNRVMWRFGIFALASLALLALCVHAFIGFVLH
- a CDS encoding MAPEG family protein, with the protein product MPESLLAPGAVLALWTLIMLGWVAATRFPALAKSGIDLKAAPPGGRGADLENILPPQVNWKSHNYTHLLEQPTLFYAVILFLRLSGGSTDLTRGLAWAYVVLRIVHSLWQARVNRVPVRFAIFGLSTFCLLALSLLAVIATLG